From the Chloroflexota bacterium genome, one window contains:
- a CDS encoding zinc-binding dehydrogenase: MQGMFFLGDKQVALRDCPAPSAPTGRQVVLKMKAAGLCGSDLRPYRSTLEVLGPRAHVIGGHEPCGEVVEMGPEARNVRIGDRVMVHHYSGCGRCEHCLSGWSQLCPNGMTLYGSQAHGAMAPYQLVEDHMCVPMPDGLSFAEGAACSCGTGTAYQALRRLGVSGRDTFAVFGQGPVGLSATLFGAASGSYVIAVDPIPERRALAMKLGASETIDPNEVDPIEVIKAATHGRGADATLDATGVAEVRAQAVRSTRVWGRSCLVGEGGAVTFDATNDIIHRQVTLMGSWTFSTVVLEELGHYVVDRGIPLRDMITKTFTLDQVAEAFADFEAGAAGKYVVTFE, translated from the coding sequence ATGCAGGGCATGTTCTTTCTCGGCGACAAGCAGGTCGCGCTCCGCGACTGCCCCGCGCCGTCCGCCCCCACCGGCCGCCAGGTGGTCTTGAAGATGAAAGCGGCGGGCCTCTGCGGCAGTGACCTCCGCCCATATCGCTCGACGCTCGAGGTCCTCGGCCCGCGCGCCCACGTCATCGGCGGCCATGAGCCCTGCGGCGAAGTCGTCGAAATGGGCCCCGAGGCGCGCAACGTCCGTATCGGCGACCGCGTCATGGTCCACCACTACTCCGGCTGCGGCCGCTGCGAGCACTGCCTCTCCGGCTGGTCGCAGCTCTGCCCCAACGGCATGACGCTGTACGGCTCCCAGGCCCACGGCGCCATGGCTCCCTACCAGTTGGTCGAGGACCATATGTGCGTCCCCATGCCCGACGGCCTCAGCTTTGCGGAGGGCGCGGCCTGTTCCTGCGGTACCGGCACCGCCTACCAGGCCCTCAGGCGCCTCGGCGTCTCCGGGCGCGACACCTTCGCAGTCTTCGGGCAGGGGCCCGTCGGGTTGAGCGCCACGCTGTTCGGCGCGGCCAGCGGCTCCTACGTCATCGCCGTCGACCCCATCCCCGAGCGCCGCGCCCTCGCGATGAAGCTCGGCGCATCCGAGACCATCGACCCCAACGAGGTTGACCCCATCGAGGTCATCAAGGCCGCCACCCACGGCCGCGGCGCCGACGCCACCCTCGACGCCACCGGCGTCGCCGAGGTCCGCGCCCAGGCCGTCCGCTCCACCCGCGTCTGGGGCCGTAGCTGCCTCGTCGGCGAGGGCGGCGCCGTCACGTTCGACGCCACCAACGACATCATCCACCGTCAGGTAACGCTGATGGGCTCATGGACGTTCAGCACAGTGGTCTTGGAGGAGCTCGGTCACTACGTCGTCGACCGGGGCATACCCCTGCGCGACATGATCACCAAGACGTTCACGCTGGAC